The window TAGTCTTCCTGGCGACGGCGGTAGCTCGAACGCGACGGCGGCCGCGAGCTGCGCCCACTCCAGCCAGGCACGGGGCCTCCCGGCTCACTCCCCGCTCCGGTGCCCCGCGCCGCTCATAGAGTGCTTTTTTTTTAGGGATTCTCATAGAGTGCTGGAAAAGGAAGCCGCAGTCGCGAAAAGCCCACCCGTCCCGCCCCGGCCCGGCCCGGTTGCAGCGCTAGATAGTACAAAAGGGCCTGGTTGAAGCTCAAAGCGAGCGCACGCACGATGAAAGCGTAAAAGCCAAGGGAAAAAAAGAAGGCAAAAAGAGAGAGACGGGGGAGGCACCAAAATACCACTGCCGCTAcgttcccctctccttccttcctccaccgcgccgaaaccctcgccgccgccgccctcggatTCCTCGCCGCGGCGGCGATCACCGCTCCGCCTCCCGGTGGCCGCGGCGGGGACGCGGGACCCTCCCGCCGCGCCATGATCTCGCGCCTCCACGCTCCGGTGCCCCGCGCCGCCCTCCAATGtgagcccctccctctcccccccttCCCCTTCCCCGCCGCGACCTAGGGTTCTCGCTCTCTCCACAAGGCGACCGACCGAGCGCGCTCCCGTGCTTGCTCTGCTTCTGTTGGACTCTTTTACTACTTGGCACGCCCTATTTTCCTGCGATTTCCCCCCGTCTTTACCTATTATTGGAGGATTCCTGGGGCGCCTTCTGCTGGCTGGGTTGGAATTTGATTTCTTGTCCTCCTTTCCCATCCTGGTTTCTTGCAAGCCTTCTTGCAAAGAAGCCGCGACTTTTACTGCGCAATTCAGAGTTAGTCCAAAGCCAGGTCTTTTTTTAGTCTTTACGCGCATTCCGCTCCAGATTCTTTTCTCCCTTTTCTGGATGCGTTTTCCGTACGCTGGCATATGCAACTGGAATTCTACTAAACCCTACTCAATTCATGTCTGCAATCTTTCACAGAggaaggaagagagaaggagactctctctctctctctctctctctctctctctttcatgcAGCCAGGGATGGAGTCCCTCCAAGGGAAGGAGAGCAACGGCGCCGTTCCTGACTGCAATGGGGCTGCTGCCCCCCCTGCGAAGCAGCAGCTGCCGGAAGGGGCTGACGCTCTTCGCTATGCCAACATCCTCCGGTCACGCAACAAATTTGATGATGCTCTCCAGTTGTACACTACCGTGCTTGACAAGGACGGAACCAATGTGGACGCCCTTATCGGAAAAGGGATCTGCCTCCaggcccagagcctgccaaggcagGCCTTGGATTGCTTCACCGAGGCTGTCAAGGTCGATCCCAAGAATGCCTGTGCTCTCACGCATTGTGGGATGATATACAAAGACGAGGGTCACTTGGTTGAGGCCGCAGAGGTATGGAGCAATCATTCTCTCATCTATCTGCTGGCTTGCTGGTTCTTGTGAGCTGTGTCTCAGAAAAAGCACACTTTGTTTTTTCATAgcattgttgttgttattgttgtgaacAGCTAAACACCTGAAATCTTTGATTGAGTATGTGCCTTGAATCTGATCTATTCCTCCATGTTGACCTGAATGGATGATCTGGCATTAGTATGTTTCCTGAAatttagttttttgtttttgttttgcagaatacaAGTTAGATCTAAAAGCTAATTTAAAGGGCTCTTTATGAACTTCCGTTTTATGCTAAGTTTGTCCAAATTAACCTAGCCATCAGTGTGTCCTGTGTAGTGCGTATAATCTCTTGTGTGACGGAATTACTGTTTGACAGTCTAGCTGATGTGGGTAGAAAGCACATAAGTGTTTGCTAAATCTGGGCAGATGACAACTGCTGTAAAAGAAAGCAGGATTCTGCTTGGAATGTCTATGCATACTATTTCTCCCTTTAGAGAACACCAACCCCTTACATTTAGTGTGAGTACAAGAAATCCTAACCAATCTTAGTTCGTTAGGTTAAACATCATACTGTCCAAAACTGTTAGTAGGGCCTGTACACAATGTTTTTAAGTTTCTGTTGTTGTTTTACCGTAGCTACTGTGTTGTACAAATTTTATGTTCTAATAATGGAGAAAACAATCTGGAACAGGCATATCAAAAAGCTCGAAGTGCGGATCCTTCGTATAAAGCTGCTGCGGAATTTCTTGCTATAGTTTTGACCGATCTTGGAACTAGCTTGAAGCTTGCAGGCAATACAGAAGATGGGATTCAAAAATATTGTGAAGCTCTTGAAGTGGATAGCCACTATGCGGTACAATCATCAACTCTAGCCGTTATTATTTTTGTCTGTCAATTTAGCATTGTGCTAATGTATACACCTGATTTATGCAGCCTGCTTATTACAACCTTGGGGTGGTTTATTCGGAGATGATGCAGTTCGACGTAGCTCTTACTTGTTATGAAAAAGCTGCATTGGAGAGACCATTGTATGCTGAAGCTTATTGCAATATGGGGGTTATTTACAAGAATCGGGGAGAGCTAGACGCAGCAATTGCCTGCTACGACAGGTAAATTTGCCATTATTTTGATATGAATTGTGCTGATATTCATAAAATAATCTACAACAAGAATGTGAAGTTCACCCGTGGCATGACTTTCCTGTACCCCAGGTGCTTGACTATTTCCCCCAACTTTGAGATTGCTAAGAATAACATGGCAATAGCACTAACCGACTTGGGTACAAAGGTGCGGACTTGTCCACTTCTACTGTTGTGTAAATTCTACCGCTTTCCATCAATTTTCATTTTGTTCTTTTACCGACTGTAACATGGCCTTCAAAGAGGATCATATACTCATATTCCATTGTTTACTCCATGCTATACAGAAGCTCAACTGCAATGGCATTCTCTTTTGTATACCTTTAGTTGTCTACTAgataattgcccgtgcgttgcaacgagtgTAAATATTCTTTAATATGTTAGCCCATGATTACCTTCCATCTTAGTGTGATTATCTAAGTAATTGTTTATCAAATCATGCCCATGATTACCTTCCATGTTAGCCCATGATTACCTTCCATTAGTGTGATGATATAAATAATTGTTTAACAAATCATGCCCATGATTTACCTACCTAAATAACTTTTAGGATTTTATTTGGTAATCACTTAGTAAGAACTTATTGTCTTGCCAAAGAAAACATAATTTTATTTGGTAAATCAATAAAAGACAACAGGGAATGTGGAATGTTGGATGAAGGACGAGGTGGATGACAGAACCTTGCATCCTTTTTAAGTAGGAAGAGATTGTACCGACACTTTTTGTGTCTGGTTAAAGGCAACTGTTTGTGTTTGATTAAGGCACAACTattttttttattaattatcattTTAAACATCGGAGATGCTCAGGTTAAAATTGAAGGTGACATCAATCAAGGTGTGGCATATTACAAGAAAGCTCTGTTCTATAATTGGCACTATGCTGATGCAATGTATAATCTTGGTGTTGCATATGGTGAAATGTTGAATTTTGAGATGGTGAGTTACATGAAAATTCCATCAATTTGGTTCTACTATTAGCATTCACTTTTGGCTGACTTAATCAACTTGTGATTTTCATGAAGGCTATTGTTTTTTACGAACTCGCTCTGCACTTCAATCCTCGCTGTGCGGAGGCATGCAACAACCTGGGAGTAATATACAAGGATAGGGATAATCTCGACAAAGCCGTTGAATGTTATCAAGTGAGTGCATGCAATTCTGTTCATGTTTATTAGAGTCGTGTTTACTTATTGCCTATTTCCTTCTTTTTGTAGATGGCCTTGTCAATTAAGCCAAATTTCTCCCAGTCATTGAATAACCTTGGAGTTGTCTATACGGTTCAGGTATGTTCCTCTATCATTATTGATTTATTACATTCTTACTGTGGTTGACTGGTTACATTGCATTTTTAGCTTACTGAAATACATTTTTCATAtttagggcaagatggatgctgctgCAAGCATGATTGAGAAGGCCATACTTGCAAATCCCACTTATGCTGAAGCATACAATAACTTAGGTAATGAACAATCAACCTCTGTCACTTTAGAGACTTAATACTAGCATGTCATTTGAAATCTGTTCCAGCTAAGAATCCATGACGGCTCTGTGACCACCAATCATCTTTTATAGTTGTACCATACACGATGAGGATATATTGATGCATGAGTATGCATGTATTTAGATAAAAATAAACACCATGCAGGCAGTATTGAACGATGGATGGTGTACAAATGAGTAGCCTTGAACAGTCAGCTATAAAATAGtattccctccgttcacttttataagaggTCCTAACTTCTTCCTGAATCGGACGTGTATATAGACGCGTTTTAGTGTGTTTTTTCACTCATTTCAGTACGTatctagtccatattgaaatatccaaaacatattATAATTCGGAACGGTGGTAGTAGTAAACAGGGGACAGGGTGGCCATTAGGGGTTTGCTAGTTTTGCTGATTTCGTTGGACTTCTGTGGCCTTCCAAAGTGTCAAGGAATATCAGgatttattttaatttgttttgGAAATCAAAATTCCTCGATATTCCCCAATGTGTGTACCTCCTACTTGTCCACGAGCAATGGGTACAAGTATGGAAGCTTTGCAAAAATTAATTTATTTGAATGTTCTTTTTAACATCGATTAGGCGTTTGTGAAGTAACTGACAGTTCACCATTACCTGTCATAGGTGTTCTTTACAGAGATGCTGGAAGTATTACGTTATCTGTACAGGCATATGAAAGATGCCTTCAAATTGATCCTGATTCACGAAACGCCGGTCAGGTACTTTGTGAGGCCTCAAGCTTGTTATTTAAGCTATCTTCCGTACTCTTGTATGTCGCTATATGAAACTGTATAGCTTACATTCTCTCCATACATGGTAGACTAACAGAACAACTCTTTGCAGAACCGTTTGCTTGCCATGAACTATATTGACGAGGGCTCAGATGACAAGCTTTATGATGCTCACAGGTCAGTTTATGCACTGTTTGCAATGAAAGTGCCATTTCTATGTTACCATGATGCTAATACTATTCAGTATTAACTCGATATTTTGCAGGGAATGGGGAAAGCGCTTTATGAAATTGTATGCACAGTATACTAGTTGGGATAACATAAAAATCGCTGATCGTCCACTGGTCATTGGTTATGTGTCTCCTGATTTTTTTACTCACTCTGTGTCTTACTTCGTTGAAGCCCCGCTTACACACCATGATTACACAAATTGCAAGGTGGTCGTCTATTCTGGTGTTGTGAAGGTATAGACAATTTGTTCCTTGCTAGCTATTCTGGATTTTGGGCACACAGTGACAATCAACTTATTTTGGCTGACTTGCTACCCCTTTTTAACTAAACAAAAACATGAATCCAGTGTCCAACAGCCTAGAGAATTTATCTATCAAAATTAATTTGGTAACACGAGATATACAGACTAGAAAATAAGTAACTGCAATGTGAAGCTATCAAGGTGGATCTGGGGTTATTTCATCATTTATCCTTCTGTTCACACACGGTCTTTTTTCTGATCATATTTTTTATTATTGATGATTCTCTAGGCAGATGCCAAGACCCTTCGATTCAAGGATAAGGTGTTAAAAAAGGGCGGGGTCTGGAGAGATATATATGGTATTGATGAAAAGAAGGTTGCTACCTTGGTCAGAGAGGATAAAGTGGATATACTTGTGGAACTTACTGGTCATACAGCAAATAATAAACTAGGAACAATGGCGTGCCGGCCTGCTCCTATTCAGGTATTTGTGTTCCACGTGGCATTTCAACGACTTAACTTTATTTTCAGAACAGCTTGCTATGAGCAGTTTTATGCCTATTATTATGTTCTGGGAGCTTCTATTTGTCCCCTTCCATCCCTATCCACTCAAATCATTCCAAGTAGTTTGATCAATGTGTCAATTGCTATCTGACTGTTTTGCTGAGAAGGGCCTTTCTAACTTGGGTATGTATGTCCTTACAGGTTACATGGATTGGTTACCCTAATACGACAGGTTTACCAGCAATTGACTACAGAATAACAGATTCATTGGCTGATTCTCCTAATACAAACCAAAAGTATGCCAGATGCTTTTCATGTAGTTATTCTGTCATGCAGTTTCTCCCTATGCGTCTAGAACCTCATAGTAACGACTGTCTGCAGGCATGTTGAAGAGTTGGTGCGCCTTCCTGAAAGTTTTCTTTGTTACACTCCTTCTCCAGAAGCTGGGCCAGTTTGTCCCACACCAGCAATCTCAAATGGTTTTGTCACGTTTGGTAGTTTTAACAATCTAGCAAAGGTGCATAACAGATTTGAACGCTTTATTTTATCTCTATTGAATCACTCTGTTCATAAAGTTATTTTTGGCAGATCACACCGAAAGTTATGCAAGTTTGGGCCAGAATATTATGTGCAGTCCCTAACTCACGGCTTGTGGTTAAGTGCAAGCCATTCTGCTGTGACAGTATACGACAGAAATTTTTATCGACACTTGAGGAGTTGGGTTTGGAGTCACTACGAGTTGATTTACTACCACTCATCCATCTCAACCATGACCACATGCAAGCATATTCCTTAATGGACATCAGGTGAGAAGTTGTTTCACTTGtaatatactccatccgttccgaaatagatgactcaactttgtacaaagttagtacaaagttgggtcatctattttggaacggagggagtagttgtgttATATACTCATATATAGGATCTTCTATGTCAAGTCTTGCATGTTTGTCAGGGTGTGCGTTTATATGTAATCTTTAGATCCATGCCAATAAATATCATTATCCTACATTGATCACTGGCAAATCCTTACTATTTTCGCGTGAATATTCAGAAAATGTGTTCTCCATTATCGGTGTTCCTCTGAAGCTGATTGAACTTCCATTTGTGTTTTTGCAGCCTAGATACGTTTCCATATGCTGGGACTACCACTACATGTGAATCTCTTTACATGGGGGTTCCATGTGTTACAATGGCTGGTTCAGTTCATGCTCATAATGTTGGTGTTAGCCTACTCACTAAAGTTGGTACGTTCTAACAATAGGCGGACatgaatttttatttatttttctcctgcctagtTATTTATTTTTTCACCGTCTAGTTCCATCTGTTATTATGGAACCTAAAAAAGGGGACCTGTATATTGTTGTTATATAAACATAGGGAATTGTCTGACTGAGAATTATTTGTTGCAGGGTTGGGGAGGCTGGTTGCCAAAACGGAGGATGAATATGTTAGCTTGGCACTGGAGTTGGCATCAGATGTAAGTGCCTTAGAAGAACTGAGGAAGAGCCTCCGGGAACTGATGATAAAATCACCAGTTTGTGACGGAGAGAGTTTCACACGCGGCCTGGAATCTGCATACCGAAGCATGTGGCATAGGTACTGTGATGGGGATTCACCAGCTCTCAGGCGCTTAGAAGTGTTGGCGGGCGAAGACTTGGACAAGACGGCTGTGAAACTTGTAGATCTTAAAGCACAGAGAGCGAATGCTACTGCAGAGGAAGATAACCAGTCCCCAATAAAGAAGGTTGACGCCATGTCCAAGGGAGGTGAGCCCCAAATAATGGCAAACGATGTGAGTTCACCTGAAGGTAACCAGGCCCTCGTGACGGCGAAGGCGCAGCCCCAAATAATGGTGAATGGTGTGAGTTCACCTCACTCCCCTTCGGGGAGATGCGAAGCAAATGGGCATAGCAGCCGATGACCAATGGGAGGCTCCATTGATGCAGGCACACACTGATGTATTATAGGTTGAGATTTGCCAGCCATTGATGACCCCTGACTTGTAGCCAGATGTAATATAATTCGTGGGGGATGCTTAGTCTGATTTGTAGATCAAGGTGTATGAGTAAAGAGTATATGCCAAGTTGAGTTGGCATGGTAGAAACAGAGAGAAAGGCGTTGGTTGTATATGTAGGAACAGCTTCTAGATTCTCTAAAATTTAACTGAGGCTATTTCAACTTCGATTCTCTTGAGTTAAACTGTTTTTGTCTTCAGTTTCTTGTCTTTTTGACCATGCAACCTTGATGAGTTTAActgtttattggcagggtggagctGCGTACATGATTTTATAATTAAAAGCTTTGCGATCTTGTAGAatgataacaaaactcatgtaaaaCAGGAGTAAATTGCAAAAAGAAAAAACACCACCATTGTTCTCTGACAGGTGGGTCCTGTTGTCAGGTGCCATGTGGAGCAATGCCGCGTGGAGGTGGAAGGCCTACGGGTTGTCAACTTCTTTTCTCGGAGAAGAAACAATGACGGCATTTGAGGAATAAGCATCGGCTAACTCTGTGCTAGCAGTCGCGGTAAGACAGATGATGCAAGCATTATTTAGAATGATTGAGCGTAAAGCGTATGTAGGTGGCTTTTCAGGGTGACGTCGTACGGTGACGCCGTACTCATGGCGCTAAGGTTCATGTTAGAAAAAAAGGTTTCACAAGTCCAACTCACAACCGTCGCACCGCCCCGCACCCGTCGGCAAGCTTGCCTTGCAGCGTCGCCGCCCCGTGCTAGGCCGCGCCCTCACCGTCGCCTTCCTTCCCCTAGGCGTGTCGCCGCCACCTATTATAGGGCGAGCCACCCGACGCTGTGGAGCACTCATCGGGTATGACTCCAAGGGCTTCGGGAGGTCGAAGAAGACCCGAGGAAGCGACGGTAAGAGCCGGGGACCAACGATGGTGGCGAATCGGGCGAGGTGGCCGGcgaacagagccggggaagacgagaTGGTGCGGTTGATTCGCGGCGGCTTGATGCAGTTTCTTCGGTAGAGATAAGCTGGTGGGCGAGGTAGAGCTCCCTGACATGGTTGCAGGGCGAGAAGGATACATTGGCCGGTAATTGTCAAGAGCCCAACTAAAGGCGTTCGTTGCAAAAAGGGAAAAAACTTGaaggcttagggcatctccaatgttgacCTGCAAATTTGCTCCGGTATCCGTTCGCAGATAGGGAGGACCAGTCCGCGGACACTGATGCCGGAGGTCGCCATCCAACGCTGGCCACATACATTTTAAACACCTTTTCAACTAACtgaacgaaattcatgcaaacatgatGGA is drawn from Triticum dicoccoides isolate Atlit2015 ecotype Zavitan chromosome 6B, WEW_v2.0, whole genome shotgun sequence and contains these coding sequences:
- the LOC119326457 gene encoding probable UDP-N-acetylglucosamine--peptide N-acetylglucosaminyltransferase SPINDLY — encoded protein: MQPGMESLQGKESNGAVPDCNGAAAPPAKQQLPEGADALRYANILRSRNKFDDALQLYTTVLDKDGTNVDALIGKGICLQAQSLPRQALDCFTEAVKVDPKNACALTHCGMIYKDEGHLVEAAEAYQKARSADPSYKAAAEFLAIVLTDLGTSLKLAGNTEDGIQKYCEALEVDSHYAPAYYNLGVVYSEMMQFDVALTCYEKAALERPLYAEAYCNMGVIYKNRGELDAAIACYDRCLTISPNFEIAKNNMAIALTDLGTKVKIEGDINQGVAYYKKALFYNWHYADAMYNLGVAYGEMLNFEMAIVFYELALHFNPRCAEACNNLGVIYKDRDNLDKAVECYQMALSIKPNFSQSLNNLGVVYTVQGKMDAAASMIEKAILANPTYAEAYNNLGVLYRDAGSITLSVQAYERCLQIDPDSRNAGQNRLLAMNYIDEGSDDKLYDAHREWGKRFMKLYAQYTSWDNIKIADRPLVIGYVSPDFFTHSVSYFVEAPLTHHDYTNCKVVVYSGVVKADAKTLRFKDKVLKKGGVWRDIYGIDEKKVATLVREDKVDILVELTGHTANNKLGTMACRPAPIQVTWIGYPNTTGLPAIDYRITDSLADSPNTNQKHVEELVRLPESFLCYTPSPEAGPVCPTPAISNGFVTFGSFNNLAKITPKVMQVWARILCAVPNSRLVVKCKPFCCDSIRQKFLSTLEELGLESLRVDLLPLIHLNHDHMQAYSLMDISLDTFPYAGTTTTCESLYMGVPCVTMAGSVHAHNVGVSLLTKVGLGRLVAKTEDEYVSLALELASDVSALEELRKSLRELMIKSPVCDGESFTRGLESAYRSMWHRYCDGDSPALRRLEVLAGEDLDKTAVKLVDLKAQRANATAEEDNQSPIKKVDAMSKGGEPQIMANDVSSPEGNQALVTAKAQPQIMVNGVSSPHSPSGRCEANGHSSR